A region from the Ciconia boyciana chromosome 1, ASM3463844v1, whole genome shotgun sequence genome encodes:
- the HGD gene encoding homogentisate 1,2-dioxygenase, protein MTGLQYMSGFGNEHVSEDPRCPGALPEGQNNPQICPYGLYAEQLSGSAFTCPRPTNKRSWLYRILPSVCHKPFKPLEEGHLTHNWDEVEPDPNQLRWKPFEIPKAPQNKLDFVSGLHTLCGAGEPRGRNGIAVHIFVCNTSMLDRCLYNSDGDFLIVPQHGKLLITTEFGKMLVEPNEICVIQQGMRFSVEVFGETRGYILEVYGAHFELPDLGPIGANGLANPRDFLVPVAWYEDRQVPGGYTVISKYQGKLFAAQQDFSPFNVVAWHGNYAPYKYHLEKFMVINSVAFDHADPSIFTVLTAKSTRPGVALADFVIFPPRWGVANNTFRPPYYHRNCMSEFMGLIKGHYEAKEEGFQPGGASLHSMMTPHGPDADCFEKASKAKLEPERVAEGTMAFMFESSLSLAVTKWGLQTSNRLDKNYYKCWEPLKSHFNPKCK, encoded by the exons ATGACGGGCTTGCAG tacatGTCAGGATTTGGAAATGAACATGTTTCTGAGGATCCACGCTGTCCAGGAGCTTTACCGGAGGGACAG AATAACCCGCAAATCTGCCCGTACGGCCTGTATGCTGAACAGCTCTCGGGCTCTGCCTTCACCTGTCCCCGGCCCACGAATAAGCGAAG cTGGCTGTATCGGATCCTACCTTCAGTCTGCCACAAACCCTTCAAACCTCTCGAGGAGGGCCACTTGACACACAACTGGGATGAAGTTGAACCTGACCCCAACCAG CTGCGATGGAAACCTTTCGAGATCCCGAAAGCCCCTCAGAATAAGCTGGACTTTGTGAGC GGACTGCATACCTTGTGTGGTGCTGGTGAGCCCAGAGGACGCAACGGCATCGCCGTCCATATTTTTGTCTGCAACACCTCCATGCTTGACAG aTGCCTCTATAATTCAGATGGCGACTTCCTAATTG TGCCCCAGCATGGGAAACTGCTCATCACAACCGAGTTCGGGAAGATGCTAGTGGAGCCCAATGAAATCTGTGTCATCCAG caAGGAATGCGTTTCAGTGTGGAGGTGTTTGGAGAGACCAGAGGCTACATCCTGGAGGTGTATGGGGCACACTTCGAGCTGCCTGACCTGGGACCCATTG gagcCAATGGCCTGGCCAACCCACGTGACTTCTTGGTGCCCGTTGCGTGGTACGAGGACCGCCAAGTGCCAGGGGGCTACACAGTGATCAGCAAATACCAGGGCAAGCTGTTTGCAGCCCAGCAG GATTTCTCCCCTTTCAATGTTGTGGCCTGGCACGGGAACTACGCGCCATACAAATACCATCTGGAAAAATTCATGGTCATTAATTCTGTTGCTTTTGACCACGCG gatCCTTCTATCTTCACTGTCCTGACAGCCAAGTCAACCCGTCCTGGAGTGGCACTCGCTGACTTTGTCATATTCCCCCCACGATGGGGGGTAGCTAACAACACCTTCCGTCCACCATACTACCACC GGAACTGCATGAGTGAGTTCATGGGGCTCATCAAAGGCCACTACGAAGCAAAGGAGGAAGGCTTCCAGCCTGGAGGGGCCAGCTTGCACAGCATGATGACTCCTCATGGGCCGGATGCTGACTGTTTTGAGAAGGCGAGCAAAGCCAAGCTGGAGCCTGAGAGGGTTGCAGAAGGGACTATG GCCTTCATGTTTGAATCGTCCCTCAGTCTGGCCGTCACCAAATGGGGCCTCCAAACCTCCAACCGCCTAGATAAAAACTACTACAAGTGCTGGGAACCTCTGAAAAGCCATTTCAACCCTAAGTGCAAGTAG
- the NDUFB4 gene encoding NADH dehydrogenase [ubiquinone] 1 beta subcomplex subunit 4, with protein sequence MAAGPPPTAAEAYRPNRFVSLPAELDPDTYDASPEKRRAEAERLAIRARLKRQYQLQLNNPNPPAIIEDPALVRWAYARTQNVYPTFRPTPKTSFLGALFAIGPIVFWIAVFKADRDRKEKLIQEGKYKRPFSVF encoded by the exons atggcggcggggccgcctcCCACCGCCGCCGAGGCGTACCGGCCTAACCGCTTCGTCTCGCTGCCGGCCGAGCTCGACCCTGATACCTACGATGCGTCGCCGGAGAAGCGCCGTGCCGAAGCCGAGCGCTTGGCCATCCGCGCCCGGCTCAAGCGGCAGTACCAGCTGCAGCTCAACAACCCCAACCCACCGGCCATCATC GAAGATCCTGCCTTGGTCCGCTGGGCCTATGCTAGGACGCAGAACGTCTACCCTACTTTCCGCCCGACGCCTAAGACGTCCTTTCTAGGAGCTCTTTTTGCGATAGGTCCTATCGTCTTCTGGATTGCTGTCTTCAAAGCTGACAGG gATCGTAAAGAGAAGCTTATCCAAGAAGGTAAATACAAGCGACCATTCAGTGTATTTTAA